From the Candidatus Woesearchaeota archaeon genome, the window GTTGTAAGTAATGGCAATCTTGAAATCCTAAGCACGCCGAACCAAGACAGTCCGCTCTCACAAGGAAAAACACCAATCCTTGGCATTGACGTATGGGAGCATGCCTACTATCTTTTACGACAAAACAGACGTGCAGAATACGTAGAGGCATTTTTCAACGTCATTAATTGGGAACAAGTTGCAAAAAACTTAGAGGATGCATCCTCTTAAATTATTTTTTCTTCCTATTTTGCTTCTTATTTTTGCTTCTTATTTTTTTCACAATCAAGTTACTCAACGTAGTGTAAAGCGTAGCGTATTGTTTTTTCATAATTCTTATAAGTAAGAAAACCACTCCTCGTGGTTATATGAACAACAGTTACAAACAGTATCTCATCTTACTCTTCTCACTTTTTCTTCTTACGGGGTGTAGTGAAGAAGCAAGACAAGCAATAGGTGTTGCTTTTGGACTTATTCTTGCAATCATCTTTATTTTTATTGCAAGTATTATTTCAGTAGCACTCATAGGTCTTCGCATAGCACCAAAACGCACTCTTTTCTCCTTTGGCATGGCAATTCTTACTGCGATTATTTTTCAGGCAAGCAAGCAAGCACCAT encodes:
- a CDS encoding superoxide dismutase, yielding VRNNGGGHANHSFFWKVMSPNGGGEPEGALREAIENAFGSFEEFKKQFSEAALGRFGSGWAWLVVSNGNLEILSTPNQDSPLSQGKTPILGIDVWEHAYYLLRQNRRAEYVEAFFNVINWEQVAKNLEDASS